The proteins below come from a single Paramormyrops kingsleyae isolate MSU_618 chromosome 25, PKINGS_0.4, whole genome shotgun sequence genomic window:
- the LOC140582774 gene encoding CD48 antigen-like produces the protein MAMVLSGSSNTDLTEKFRGRLWWDSKTGLFTITDLQIQDSGQYKVDNNDGVKKVTAYQLTVYNHVSEPRLSASGSCWVLCSVENGRDVTLSWYRGTERLNQTSSPDLSTNLSLPLEIENRYTYYCEAKNPVSSQNLTLEIPANCSKTSGVF, from the exons ATGGCCATGGTGCTGTCAGGGAGCAGTAACACAGACCTAACAGAGAAATTCAGAGGCAGATTGTGGTGGGACAGTAAGACGGGACTCTTCACCATCACCGATCTGCAGATCCAGGACTCTGGCCAGTATAAAGTGGATAACAATGACGGAGTGAAGAAAGTTACAGCATATCAGCTGACTGTATACA ATCACGTGTCTGAACCCAGACTGTCGGCCAGTGGGAGCTGCTGGGTTCTGTGTTCTGTGGAGAACGGGAGAGACGTCACCCTGTCCTGGTACAGAGGGACCGAGAGACTAAACCAAACCAGCAGCCCTGACCTCAGCACCAACCTGTCTCTGCCCCTGGAGATAGAAAACAGATACACCTATTACTGTGAAGCAAAGAACCCAGTCAGCTCACAGAACCTCACACTGGAGATACCAGCAAACTGCAGCAAAACCTCAg GAGTTTTCTAG